tctttcttccttctGTGCATGTATCTAGGTTTATTATTGTTTGAGTAAACTACTTTCTTCCCCACCCCCACCTTAAACATAATAGGAGATTGTGCTTTTCCCCCATTTTCTGTCTACTGGAAAGGAGGGCCTTTTGGTAAAGTCCCACTACTTATCATATCAATCCCAGCAGTTTGCAGCATAGCTAAGTAGGAGCCTTTGATTTTATATGCAGTACTGAATATTCTGACATTACTAATACAAACATTTATACTTTTGAGTTATACTAATATTTCAAAAACATATAAGCATTTGCATCTTACTAGTCGTTTCAAATGGAGCTTCATGGATAAAAGTCAATTTAGGTCTAATATGAAGCTAAAAGGCTAAACAGGAGAAACGAAACTATTGACTTCCCAGTTAATGTTTAATCTTTAATACTTAtcaaaagaattttattgagttaataccacaaatggtcctctgactattggggtagtacttcttttagtcctcgactttcaattcgaccacaaatggtcctctgacttttatttttgaccacaaatagtcctctgttaaaatttctgttaaataggtgttaaatctaggggtaatattgtcaaattgattaatattattatgattaattcttttttagaattatatgacaacattattaatttcaaacattaataaacattaagttaataaatataaaaataaaatggacgtgagaacttatataaatgaacaaattaaataaaaatccatgattaatgttcgcaatttgtacttgattaattatattaattcaacggtagcagctttcagttatgtcccaaacaaaatgtttgatcgattaatgaaaagtgaaaattattaatcgaccaggtatgaacaaccatgaaaatgatgaaagcaagattttttaaaaaaaatcttccattttagtctgttggttaaattaaaatagatagctctaatattaaatcttaattttgtacgcataattacgagaataaagtgtattgtctttttatttatgagtatttatatttgttaattgtttcaattatgcttgttggtgaaaaattataaacatttttattttatgaacattatatatatcaatttgacgataatacccctagatttaacacctatttaacagaaattttaacaaaaggactatttgtggtcaaaaatgaaagtcagaggaccatttgtggtcgaattgaaagtcgagtactaaaaggagtaaaaggagtactacctcaatagtcagaggaccatttgtggtattaactcgaATTTTATTCTATTTGCAATGTTGATCTAGTTGTTGAACAATGAACTAGACTAACAAACATATTTTATTAAACGCTCAGTCTCTCATCCCATTCACTCATGACTGTCTCTTAATTACTTATGTTCTAATGATTGTGCAGCACCAAATGCTTTGCTCCCAAAATGGATAATAGACACTCTTTCTGATTGTCAGATTCTACATATATAAAAACGCATCCCCATCCTCCCCCCCTCTCTTCCCCTCCTTTTTCATCCGTAACAGTAAGTTTATAGTTCATTAGTAGTGGCTCTgagattgagcctcagtggaggcgaattgactctttgtgctttaataggttgagaaagtatagatgaacagatactacaatgtaatagggtcagttgtattcaaaaaaaaaaactaataaatcaTTGACATAGGAAAGAGCACCTATTAACATCTAACTAGTAAATCTGAATAATGTTTGCTAGCTGTCTATTACCTCTGGTGGTCACTATGCATTTATTTTGACTCGCTTTTTCCCATTCTCTACAGATATCGCAGGTATGGGAGCTTCCAGTCTCAATACTCCTGAAACTTACAATCCCCAACACTTCACTTTCGGAGTGGAGCAGATTTTATCAGTCTGCCAATATCGCTCTCTGCCCCCTGGCCCTTTTGTTCTCATGCAGATCATTTATGTCCTTCAATCATCCAGTTGCATTTCTTCTCTCAAACGTCCATTTTCCTCTTTGGGTTGTAGTACTATGTGGAAGCTCCTCTTTAGCACTTCTTCATTACATTGTTGAAAAGGAGCCTCCAAAATCCGAGCAAATGCCTTCGATCCTTGCCGCATTCGTAATGAGTGTATTCTGGATATCAACTGCAGCGGGAGAACTACTCAACTGCCTCGCAGTTCTTGGAGTGCTTCTGAAACTCCCCTCTGCTCTTCTCGGTTTAACAGTGCTTGCATGGGGAAATTCAGTAGGTGATCTCGTTGCAGACGTTGCCGTCGCAAAGGCAGGTCAGCCCGCCTTGGCCATGGCCGGGTGCTTTGCCGGCCCCATGTTCAACATGCTTTTCGGGCTGGGAACGGCTCTGGTCATACAAACAGGGAACGTTTATCCAGAGGCGTACGAGCTTCATTTCCATGTGAGCATAGTTGTGGCATTCGTTTTCTTGCTCATTAGCTTGATGGGATCCTTACTTGTAGTAACTTGGCACAGGTTTCAAGTCCCGAGATTCTGGGGATTCTGCCTTGTTGGACTTTACTCCTTTTTCATGTTAGTGAGCCTGGTAATCGCAAAGTTTTCTGCATAATGTTTAGGCAGAGGGAACTTGATGTCATGGCAGTTACATTATCATACATTCTTTTAGCACATTTTTATTGTAAATATCTACGTCTCTCAACATTAGAGGTTATcgctcttcaaaaaaaaaaaaacattagagGTTATCACATATTCTTTTGTGTCAATGTGATTTAAAAGAGAGTCTAGAGGACATTGCTTTTTAGTGAAGAGatcttgaaaatatttatatctaTGATGGTTTTTAATGGACTTGGACCACCATAAAAACTGTTCAATATGCAAAAAAGGGAGgtccaaaataatattttgttcatAGGCCCCAAAACTCTTAAATGATTGTAATTGTGTTACAATTTAAtgacaaaaataggaaaataatcTTAGACCCAACTAGCTCAACCTTCAAATTCAACAGAGGTATGTCTGACCAAGGGAGCTTGCAATCGTTATatcctgcaccacggtgcacatagcaatgtgcaccaaaaacgacgtcgttttgatgttagtggacgcggacgcaaatgactccaggaaattcattatctataatacacataatcattatctataatacacagaacgtttgcctagaatacacagaatgtttgcccagaatacacagaatattgacacaaaatacacataactcatcatcctaacatcgaatgcacaaacacatcacaacctgtgttaataacatgaatacacagaatattgacacaaaatacacagaagtcatcctcctaaacattcgaatgcacaaacacatcacaacatgtgttactaacgtGAATACAcggaacggttgcctagaatacatagaatgattgcctggGATACACATAatgattacctagaatacacataagaatattgacacaaaatacacagaactcatcctcctaacattcgaatacacaaacacatcacaacccgtgttaataacatgaatacacagaatattgacacaaaatacacagaactcatcctcctaaacattcgaatgcacaaacacatcacaacatgtgttactaacatgaatacaaataacggttacctagaatacacagaatgattgcctggaatacacagaacgattacctagaatacacagaatattaacataaatacacagatcGGCCGAAAAggaaaacgtgatttccaaaacaAGAGacggttaatttacaatgctcaaaacgacgtcgtttacgtacgtggtgcacctTGCTGTGTGCACCGTGGTGTACGGTATAATTTGCGGGGAGCTTGGGCAATATTACAAACCTTTGCTATCGCCTCACCTCATCAAGACATAAAAAGCGTCCTAGATATTCCTCCCTAtgcctttatttttctttttcgtttttTAACTCGAGTGATGGGTAACTGGTACTCCCCCAGGCCTTCCCCTTTGCTTTTAAGCTTCTTGAATAGTAGCTCGGTTAATATTTTAAACCCTTGTTACCACCTCATATCCTGGGGATGTATGATATTCCAGCCCACCCCTCCCAATCCCTACTATTACCTTAGAGTTAGAAACTTCATACATAGGTGTTCCATGGATATGAGGCAACCCAACTTCGGCAATCTAGGTTGCCTAAGATAATATTTTGGGCACAAGTTAGCTTGACCACAACAAGTCAATGGTCATCTTCTTTGTTGCCGATCTTGTCCCTAGTTTGAAAGACAACCTGATACCCTTTAGTTTCGATAGTGTCCCCCATGAAACCTAATAAGGGGGTTTTCACCGATTTTAACTAATCATCTAAAAGTCTTAGCTTGACAAAGACATTATGGTACATTACATTGATGCTACTTCTTGTGTTGACCAGTTAAGGGTGTGCTTCAGGCGAATCAATTTTTTCGAAAGCACAATCTTACTagatttcaatttaaaaatttataatctaatccaagaaaaaaaaaatcataaacccATCATATTATCCTAATTTCAAATTagatcaattttattttatttatttttcagattttcatattaaatcagatttgaacCGTTAATGTGTAAAAATAGTAATTTACAagtaaaataacaattttacatCTCAAATTAATAACTTACAAACACTTATTTCAACCGGATATTCAATTCGAATAGAACCAATGGCAGACTACCATC
This region of Ipomoea triloba cultivar NCNSP0323 chromosome 15, ASM357664v1 genomic DNA includes:
- the LOC116007214 gene encoding cation/calcium exchanger 5 isoform X1 gives rise to the protein MAFNSAALRTTAISLLLLAIVGVFLLRLPPANRPSNHISLLPHRSLLNSSCRFFSDESDGLFNYFSFHSCLFRQNPFLSVPFLGLFVLLYFYILITTAQAHFSVVVTKLVAHLRLSPSMGAVTLLALGNGAPDVFASVAAVKGGQPRTGFGAILSAGTFVSAFVVGFVSIYAAPFAVDPAPFVRDVMFYLTAAMFLFYVYLSAEIFLWQAVGFVGFYLFFVGIVFWMDLGEGNRRRAEMGSVGNGKTHKRMVEMGDCENGKFLGSSEIKKNPSSGLLLAYEKISQVWELPVSILLKLTIPNTSLSEWSRFYQSANIALCPLALLFSCRSFMSFNHPVAFLLSNVHFPLWVVVLCGSSSLALLHYIVEKEPPKSEQMPSILAAFVMSVFWISTAAGELLNCLAVLGVLLKLPSALLGLTVLAWGNSVGDLVADVAVAKAGQPALAMAGCFAGPMFNMLFGLGTALVIQTGNVYPEAYELHFHVSSPEILGILPCWTLLLFHVSEPGNRKVFCIMFRQRELDVMAVTLSYILLAHFYCKYLRLSTLEVIALQKKKNIRGYHIFFCVNVI